A single region of the Marinobacter salinisoli genome encodes:
- a CDS encoding alpha/beta fold hydrolase produces the protein MTSPEFHVFLSHGLESGPGSTKIQAMKAVAEAFPGVTATALDHRTTKDPATRFRQMADAMAEAGAVPERTVLAGSSMGGWVCAHTSSQTPVLGCFLLAPALALPQYPQSSPRIRARFAQMILGWDDHVIPVMPVLELAHDQKLPTLILPDGHRLENSVERVSEEFRRFLERCLA, from the coding sequence ATGACCTCTCCCGAATTCCATGTTTTTCTCTCCCACGGTCTGGAAAGCGGCCCCGGCAGCACCAAGATCCAGGCCATGAAGGCGGTGGCGGAGGCCTTTCCAGGAGTCACAGCGACCGCGCTTGACCACCGCACCACCAAAGACCCGGCCACCCGATTCCGCCAAATGGCAGATGCCATGGCCGAGGCCGGCGCCGTTCCCGAGCGCACGGTGCTGGCAGGTTCCAGCATGGGTGGCTGGGTGTGTGCCCATACCAGCAGCCAGACCCCGGTGCTCGGATGTTTCCTGCTGGCCCCGGCACTGGCGCTGCCGCAGTATCCGCAATCCAGTCCGCGCATTCGGGCCCGGTTTGCTCAGATGATTCTGGGCTGGGACGACCACGTGATTCCGGTGATGCCGGTTCTGGAACTGGCCCACGACCAGAAATTACCGACCCTGATCCTGCCCGACGGCCACCGTCTGGAAAACAGTGTCGAACGGGTAAGCGAAGAGTTTCGGAGATTTCTGGAGCGCTGTCTCGCTTAG
- a CDS encoding Nmad3 family putative nucleotide modification protein — MRLILSRKGFDSSAGGCPSPVLPDGTLCVLPIPDEHSAIRYGDIWCGDRKLGKLVHDLSGGRVRAGHRAHLDPDIVAGAYPRSAGWRPVLGQAGSAQGHLRNQGVGAGDLFLFFGVFRQAELVRRRWRFVPGSRPFHALWGWLHIGEVVPVDQQTASRLPWAGYHPHLQGRTDGTDALYLASDSFQLPERSGVIPGSGAFPVLDESLVLTDPEGRLPTQWRLPAGFFPGNGRPPLSYHSKPGRWQLAPPWCYLSCAARGQEFVLDLAHYPELSPWLGGLLGGMSPPQP, encoded by the coding sequence ATGCGTCTGATTTTAAGCCGAAAGGGCTTTGATTCCTCTGCCGGTGGCTGCCCCAGTCCGGTGCTTCCAGACGGTACCCTGTGCGTACTGCCAATTCCGGACGAGCACTCCGCCATCCGCTATGGCGATATCTGGTGCGGTGACCGGAAGCTCGGCAAACTGGTTCATGACCTGAGCGGCGGGCGGGTTCGGGCCGGTCACCGGGCGCACCTCGATCCGGACATTGTAGCCGGCGCCTACCCTCGGTCTGCGGGCTGGCGCCCCGTGCTCGGCCAGGCGGGATCCGCGCAGGGGCATCTTCGCAACCAGGGCGTTGGCGCGGGCGATCTGTTCCTGTTCTTCGGCGTCTTCCGTCAGGCCGAGCTTGTCCGGCGTCGGTGGCGATTTGTGCCCGGAAGCCGGCCGTTCCATGCGCTTTGGGGCTGGTTGCACATTGGTGAGGTGGTGCCGGTGGATCAGCAAACCGCCTCCCGGCTGCCCTGGGCGGGCTACCATCCTCATTTGCAGGGCAGGACGGACGGAACCGATGCACTCTATCTGGCCTCGGACAGTTTCCAGTTGCCGGAGCGTTCCGGTGTTATTCCCGGTAGCGGTGCCTTTCCGGTGTTGGATGAATCCCTGGTGCTGACCGACCCCGAGGGGCGATTGCCGACGCAATGGCGCCTGCCTGCGGGGTTTTTTCCCGGTAACGGACGGCCACCGCTAAGCTATCACAGCAAGCCCGGGCGCTGGCAGCTCGCGCCGCCGTGGTGTTACTTGTCCTGCGCCGCACGGGGGCAGGAATTCGTGCTGGATCTGGCGCATTACCCCGAGTTATCGCCCTGGTTAGGTGGGCTGCTGGGCGGAATGTCGCCCCCACAGCCCTGA
- a CDS encoding putative 4-mercaptohistidine N1-methyltransferase: MQSNGFYEHDAALAQYLEFHFGETWHGEPNFPKELADAALEAMDGRNLGRALDIGCACGRTSFELARAFDHVDGIDYSNRFVEACKEMARHRVIRYARPEEGELVSHQERTLEHLGLDQTSGRVAFHQGDACDLPSQFRDYDLILAGNLIDRLYDPARFLTSVHERLTHDGLLVIASPYTWLEEYTPRASWVGGFLKDGEPYTTLDGLRDMLAPNFRLHSQPRSLPFVIRETRNKFQHSFSELTVWQRVDA, from the coding sequence ATGCAATCGAACGGGTTTTATGAGCACGATGCTGCACTTGCCCAGTATCTGGAATTCCATTTTGGCGAGACCTGGCACGGGGAACCGAATTTCCCGAAAGAACTGGCCGATGCCGCGCTCGAAGCCATGGACGGGCGCAACCTGGGCCGGGCGCTGGACATCGGCTGTGCGTGCGGGCGCACCAGCTTCGAGCTCGCCAGGGCGTTCGATCATGTGGATGGCATTGATTACTCCAACCGTTTTGTCGAAGCCTGCAAGGAAATGGCGAGGCACCGGGTGATTCGCTACGCTCGTCCGGAAGAGGGCGAGCTGGTCAGTCATCAGGAGCGCACGCTGGAACATCTGGGGCTTGATCAGACGTCCGGTCGAGTGGCCTTCCATCAGGGTGATGCCTGTGACCTGCCTTCCCAGTTCAGGGATTATGACCTGATTCTGGCCGGCAACCTGATTGACCGTCTTTACGACCCCGCCAGATTTCTGACCAGCGTGCACGAACGTCTGACCCACGACGGCCTGCTGGTGATTGCCTCGCCCTACACCTGGCTTGAGGAATACACCCCGCGGGCGTCCTGGGTGGGGGGCTTCCTGAAAGACGGCGAACCCTACACGACCCTGGATGGCCTCCGGGATATGCTCGCTCCCAATTTCCGCTTGCACAGCCAGCCGCGGAGTCTGCCGTTTGTCATTCGTGAAACACGAAACAAGTTCCAACACAGTTTTTCCGAGCTGACGGTGTGGCAGCGGGTCGACGCATAG
- a CDS encoding ethanolamine ammonia-lyase subunit EutB, with the protein MHQQYAYQLGKRTWQFRNLADLMAKATPVRSGDRLAGVAAGSDEERVVAQMALAELPLKVFLNQALVPYEQDDVTRLILDEHDAAAFGVISHLTVGDFRNWLLSDQASPEVLVALRPGLTPEMVAAVSKLMRNQDLILVARKCRVTTAFRSTIGLPGRFSTRLQPNHPTDDLTGIAASILDGLLYGSGDAVIGINPATDNLGQASRLLRMLDEVIQEYDIPTQSCVLTHVTNTLEAMEQGAPVDLVFQSIGGTEATNRSFGFTLSNLTEAREAALALNRGTVGNNVMYFETGQGSALSANAHHGLDQQTCEVRAYAVARKFDPLLVNTVVGFIGPEYLFDGKEIIRAGLEDHFCGKLLGLPMGCDICYTNHAEADQNDMDNLLTLLSVAGCNFIMGVPGADDIMLNYQATSFHDALYARRVLDLKPAPEFEQWLARMNIFADVSRHEPSAAMPGVFRDRLKGLPGEFGND; encoded by the coding sequence ATGCACCAACAATACGCATATCAGCTGGGTAAGCGCACCTGGCAGTTCCGGAATCTGGCGGATTTGATGGCCAAGGCCACGCCGGTGCGTTCGGGAGACCGGCTGGCGGGCGTAGCTGCCGGCTCGGATGAAGAGCGAGTGGTGGCGCAGATGGCGCTGGCGGAACTCCCCCTGAAGGTGTTCCTGAACCAGGCGCTGGTGCCTTACGAACAGGACGATGTGACACGGCTGATTCTGGATGAGCACGATGCCGCGGCCTTCGGTGTGATTTCCCATCTGACCGTCGGCGACTTCCGGAACTGGCTGCTCAGCGATCAGGCTTCGCCGGAGGTTCTTGTCGCGCTCCGGCCCGGGCTGACGCCTGAGATGGTGGCCGCGGTCAGCAAGCTGATGCGCAACCAGGACCTGATTCTGGTGGCCCGCAAATGCCGCGTGACCACCGCCTTTCGAAGCACCATCGGTTTGCCGGGGCGGTTCTCCACCCGGCTGCAACCCAATCACCCCACCGACGACCTCACCGGTATCGCGGCCAGCATTCTGGATGGCCTGCTTTACGGCAGCGGCGATGCGGTGATCGGTATCAATCCTGCCACCGATAACCTGGGCCAGGCGAGCCGACTGCTCAGGATGCTCGACGAGGTGATCCAGGAATACGATATCCCCACCCAGTCCTGTGTGCTGACCCATGTCACCAACACCCTTGAGGCCATGGAGCAGGGCGCACCGGTGGACCTGGTGTTCCAGTCCATCGGTGGTACCGAGGCCACCAATCGCAGTTTCGGGTTTACCTTGTCGAACCTCACCGAGGCCCGGGAGGCAGCTCTGGCACTGAACCGGGGCACGGTGGGCAACAACGTGATGTATTTCGAGACTGGACAGGGCAGTGCGCTGTCGGCCAATGCGCACCACGGGCTGGATCAGCAAACCTGCGAGGTCCGGGCCTATGCGGTGGCCCGAAAGTTCGATCCGTTGCTGGTGAATACCGTGGTGGGGTTTATTGGCCCGGAATATTTGTTCGACGGCAAGGAAATCATCCGCGCCGGCCTGGAAGATCATTTCTGTGGCAAATTGCTGGGCCTGCCGATGGGGTGTGACATCTGCTACACCAACCACGCCGAAGCCGACCAGAACGACATGGACAACCTGCTGACCTTGCTGAGTGTGGCGGGCTGCAATTTCATCATGGGGGTGCCGGGGGCGGATGACATTATGCTCAATTATCAGGCGACGTCGTTCCATGATGCGCTCTACGCCCGCCGGGTTCTGGATCTGAAACCAGCGCCGGAATTCGAGCAGTGGCTGGCCCGGATGAACATTTTTGCTGACGTGTCTCGTCACGAACCGAGTGCCGCGATGCCGGGAGTGTTCCGTGACCGACTCAAAGGCTTGCCGGGGGAGTTTGGCAATGACTGA
- the eutC gene encoding ethanolamine ammonia-lyase subunit EutC, translating into MTEHQNPVIANQWRGLRSYTDARIGLGRAGVGLPTSELLAFQLAHAQARDAVHLPLDTAALIQGLETAVQDHLSAAPLVLQSCAADRLTYLQRPDLGRQLSQHSQAILQSVPTRASVDLAIVIVDGLSSVGVQNSAAPLVGQLLDMLDRDDRAWRLAPVTVVQQGRVAIGDEIGERLQARMVAVLIGERPGLSSPDSMGIYLTYDPKPGVNDAGRNCLSNIRAAGMAVEDACHRLLYLMREANRLRVTGVGLKDRTEETELAAGRANKNFLTR; encoded by the coding sequence ATGACTGAGCACCAGAACCCGGTCATCGCCAATCAGTGGCGCGGGCTTCGATCCTACACGGACGCGCGGATTGGCCTTGGGCGGGCCGGTGTTGGCCTGCCCACGTCGGAGTTGCTGGCTTTCCAGCTGGCGCATGCGCAAGCGCGGGATGCGGTGCATCTGCCGTTGGATACGGCGGCGCTGATACAGGGTCTGGAGACAGCAGTACAGGATCATCTTTCCGCAGCTCCGCTGGTTCTGCAGAGCTGTGCCGCAGACCGGCTCACTTACTTGCAGCGGCCCGATCTGGGGCGGCAACTGAGCCAACACAGCCAGGCCATATTGCAATCCGTGCCAACTCGGGCCTCTGTCGATCTGGCGATTGTTATCGTGGATGGCCTGTCTTCCGTTGGCGTGCAGAACTCGGCTGCGCCCCTGGTTGGGCAGCTTCTGGACATGCTGGACCGGGACGATCGTGCATGGCGGCTGGCGCCAGTGACCGTGGTACAGCAGGGACGGGTGGCCATTGGGGATGAAATCGGTGAACGCTTGCAGGCCCGGATGGTGGCGGTGCTGATTGGCGAACGCCCCGGACTGAGTTCGCCGGACAGTATGGGCATCTATCTGACTTATGATCCGAAGCCGGGGGTGAACGATGCCGGGCGAAATTGCCTGTCGAATATACGAGCCGCAGGCATGGCAGTGGAGGATGCCTGCCATCGTTTGCTGTACTTGATGCGAGAAGCGAATCGGTTACGGGTGACGGGGGTAGGGCTTAAAGACCGGACTGAAGAGACCGAGCTCGCAGCGGGTCGGGCCAACAAGAACTTCCTGACTCGTTGA
- the katG gene encoding catalase/peroxidase HPI — MSSTTNQPGAGKCPVMHGAMTKLDSAGTSVRDWWPNQLNLNILHQHSAKSNPLGGDFNYAEEFKKLDLAAVKKDLADLMTDSKDWWPADYGHYGPFFIRMTWHSAGTYRIGDGRGGAGTGNQRFAPINSWPDNGNLDKARRLLWPIKKKYGNQISWADLFILTGNVAMETMGFKTFGFAGGRADIYQPEEDIYWGAEEEWLATSDKPHSRYSGDRDLENPLAAVQMGLIYVNPEGPDGNPDPLASAHDIRETFARMAMDDYETVALTAGGHTFGKTHGAGDPDKVGPEPEAAPIEEMGLGWRSSHGSGKGRDAITSGLEGAWTANPTQWDMGYFDVLFKYDWELTKSPAGANQWKPVGLTESDMAPDPEDPSKKVPIMMSTADMAMREDPAYRKISEHFRDNPDEFADAFARAWFKLTHRDMGPKSRYLGPEVPDEDLIWQDPVPEVDHELISHQDAEDLKSKILDSGLSVSELVYTAWSSASTYRGSDMRGGANGARIRLEPQKDWEVNQPQQLSKVLQTLEGIQSAFNGQSGNKKVSLADLIVLGGCAAVEKAARDGGHAVTVPFAPGRTDATDEQTDVDTFEYLRPEADGFRNYRRTKFTVSDEEMLVDRAQLLGLSAPEMTVLVGGLRVLDANYQQAKHGVFTKTPGKLTNDFFINLTDLDTEWKPTSGDEDVFEGRDRNTGDVKWTGTRVDLIFGSNSQLRALAEVYAQDDAKAKFVNDFVAAWTKVMNADRFDI, encoded by the coding sequence ATGAGTTCAACGACAAATCAGCCGGGCGCTGGAAAATGCCCTGTTATGCACGGCGCCATGACAAAGCTCGACAGCGCGGGCACCTCGGTTCGCGACTGGTGGCCGAATCAGCTCAACCTCAACATCCTGCACCAGCACTCCGCCAAATCGAATCCCCTGGGCGGCGATTTCAACTACGCCGAGGAGTTTAAAAAGCTGGATCTGGCTGCGGTCAAAAAAGACCTCGCTGACCTGATGACCGACTCCAAGGACTGGTGGCCGGCGGACTACGGACACTATGGCCCCTTCTTCATCCGAATGACCTGGCACAGCGCCGGTACCTATCGGATCGGCGACGGCCGGGGTGGCGCGGGCACCGGCAACCAGCGTTTTGCCCCCATCAACAGCTGGCCTGACAATGGTAATCTGGACAAGGCCCGTCGTTTGCTCTGGCCGATCAAGAAAAAGTACGGCAACCAGATTTCCTGGGCCGACCTGTTCATCCTGACCGGCAACGTGGCCATGGAAACCATGGGCTTCAAGACCTTTGGCTTTGCCGGTGGCCGCGCTGACATTTATCAGCCGGAAGAGGACATCTACTGGGGTGCGGAGGAAGAATGGCTGGCCACCAGTGACAAGCCGCACAGCCGTTACTCCGGTGACCGGGACCTGGAAAATCCGCTTGCAGCGGTGCAAATGGGTCTGATCTATGTGAATCCTGAAGGCCCGGACGGCAATCCGGACCCGCTGGCGTCCGCCCACGACATCCGTGAGACCTTTGCCCGCATGGCCATGGACGATTACGAGACCGTCGCCCTGACCGCTGGCGGACATACCTTTGGCAAGACCCATGGCGCCGGGGATCCGGACAAGGTCGGACCGGAGCCGGAAGCCGCGCCCATCGAAGAGATGGGGCTGGGGTGGCGAAGCAGCCATGGCAGCGGCAAAGGCCGCGATGCAATCACCAGTGGTCTGGAAGGCGCGTGGACGGCCAATCCGACCCAGTGGGACATGGGCTATTTTGACGTGCTCTTCAAGTACGACTGGGAGCTGACCAAGAGCCCGGCCGGCGCCAACCAGTGGAAGCCTGTTGGCCTGACTGAAAGCGACATGGCCCCGGACCCGGAAGATCCGTCCAAGAAAGTGCCGATTATGATGTCCACCGCGGATATGGCCATGCGTGAGGATCCGGCTTATCGCAAGATCTCGGAGCATTTCCGGGATAATCCCGATGAGTTTGCCGACGCCTTTGCCCGCGCCTGGTTCAAGTTGACTCACCGGGACATGGGGCCAAAGTCCCGCTATCTGGGCCCGGAAGTTCCGGACGAAGACCTGATCTGGCAAGACCCCGTGCCTGAGGTGGACCATGAGCTGATCAGCCATCAGGATGCGGAGGATCTGAAGAGTAAAATCCTGGATTCCGGTTTGTCGGTATCTGAACTGGTGTACACCGCGTGGTCCTCGGCCTCTACCTATCGTGGATCCGACATGCGCGGCGGCGCCAACGGTGCCCGTATTCGGCTGGAGCCGCAGAAGGATTGGGAAGTGAACCAGCCGCAGCAGCTGAGCAAGGTGCTGCAGACCCTGGAAGGGATCCAGTCTGCCTTCAATGGCCAATCCGGTAACAAGAAAGTGTCGCTGGCGGATCTGATTGTGCTCGGCGGGTGCGCCGCGGTGGAGAAAGCCGCGAGGGATGGGGGCCATGCCGTTACCGTGCCGTTCGCTCCGGGCCGGACCGACGCCACGGACGAGCAGACCGACGTCGACACCTTTGAATACCTGCGTCCAGAGGCCGATGGCTTCCGCAACTATCGCCGCACTAAATTCACCGTGTCCGACGAAGAAATGCTGGTAGACCGCGCCCAGCTGCTGGGTCTGAGTGCCCCTGAAATGACGGTTCTGGTGGGTGGCCTTCGAGTGCTGGATGCCAACTATCAGCAGGCCAAGCACGGGGTGTTTACCAAGACACCGGGCAAGCTGACGAATGATTTCTTCATCAACCTGACCGACCTGGATACCGAATGGAAGCCAACGTCGGGCGATGAAGACGTTTTCGAGGGCCGCGATCGCAACACCGGAGACGTGAAGTGGACCGGCACCCGTGTCGACCTGATCTTCGGTTCCAACTCCCAGTTGCGTGCCCTGGCCGAGGTATACGCTCAGGATGATGCCAAGGCGAAATTCGTGAACGACTTCGTGGCGGCCTGGACCAAGGTGATGAATGCCGATCGATTCGACATATAA
- a CDS encoding tetratricopeptide repeat protein, whose protein sequence is MKLIQACLLALLGLSLPFYSASANSPSLSNNSQGYAPVESCGQCHQSQQESWRHSDHAWSMQPANNASVLGDFDDVEFDDGSVQASFFQRGDQYWVNIEGKVGPDDFPIAYTFGHYPLQQYLVELPGGRLQALTIAWDTRPVAEGGQRWFSLYPGQSFAPDDPLHWTGRYQNWNAMCADCHSTFLTMNYQPDTDTFATTWQEQNVGCQGCHGPGQGHVEWANTVASEPAAPHSANDMGLLVDFSAMKPSEVVETCAYCHSRRQPLKDGQHAQEAYLDKALPSTLRPDLYHPDGQIQGEVYVYGSFIQSKMSAAGVTCLDCHDPHSGKRLVEGNGLCLQCHNDAPSERFPQLTQKNYDTPEHHHHPAGSPGAQCVNCHMPEQTYMVVDPRRDHSFRIPRPDLTLSTGAPNACNDCHQEKDALWALEALESWYPDTKHPDHFAAALSAFRQAEQDAFGRLAGLIRDRSVPAIARATAAEHLAGFGQSAVSPLRSGLLAKEPLVRAYAAGAFAQVTPDGNEAILLKLLDSDQPRAVRDQAWRALAGADLSGLSEAEQQQIMAFQKDFESRLASLAALPGSRFNYATYLHQAGRLVEASKQYQQALALDPTFTPARVNLATMASEQGDLPLAAETLKVGADRPEIPDADRGHLAYLLALVLVEQGNIPVALRRFEQASELNPDNPRISYNHALVLGQQKRWQDAENVLASALKQHPDDYGLLQAAVYILIEQGQLEKALGYARRMQSLYPDDNYANGVVRDLEAQLP, encoded by the coding sequence ATGAAGCTTATCCAGGCCTGTCTTCTCGCCCTTCTTGGGCTGTCGCTGCCTTTCTATTCAGCCAGCGCCAACTCGCCCTCCCTGTCCAACAACAGTCAGGGCTACGCGCCTGTTGAATCCTGCGGCCAGTGTCACCAGAGCCAGCAAGAAAGCTGGCGCCACTCTGATCATGCCTGGTCGATGCAACCCGCCAACAACGCCTCCGTCCTCGGTGACTTCGATGATGTGGAGTTTGATGACGGCTCGGTGCAGGCCTCTTTTTTTCAAAGAGGCGATCAGTACTGGGTAAACATCGAGGGAAAGGTTGGCCCGGACGACTTTCCCATCGCCTACACCTTCGGCCACTACCCTCTGCAGCAATATCTCGTCGAGCTGCCAGGCGGCAGGCTTCAGGCCCTCACCATCGCCTGGGATACCCGCCCGGTGGCGGAAGGTGGCCAACGCTGGTTTTCCCTCTACCCGGGCCAATCCTTCGCCCCGGACGATCCACTGCACTGGACCGGCCGCTACCAGAACTGGAATGCCATGTGCGCGGATTGCCATTCCACGTTTCTGACCATGAATTACCAGCCCGACACCGACACCTTCGCCACCACCTGGCAGGAACAGAACGTGGGCTGCCAGGGCTGCCACGGCCCCGGACAAGGCCATGTGGAATGGGCCAACACGGTGGCATCGGAGCCAGCCGCCCCCCACTCTGCCAACGATATGGGTCTGCTGGTGGATTTCAGCGCCATGAAACCCAGCGAAGTGGTTGAAACCTGCGCCTACTGCCATAGCCGTCGCCAACCGTTGAAGGATGGCCAGCACGCACAGGAGGCCTACCTCGACAAGGCGCTGCCCAGCACTTTACGGCCAGACCTGTACCACCCGGATGGCCAGATTCAGGGTGAGGTCTATGTTTACGGCTCCTTCATCCAAAGCAAAATGAGTGCAGCCGGCGTCACCTGCCTGGATTGCCACGATCCCCACAGCGGCAAGCGTCTGGTTGAAGGAAATGGCCTGTGCCTGCAATGCCACAACGATGCACCCTCAGAGCGGTTCCCTCAGCTGACACAAAAAAACTACGACACCCCTGAACACCATCACCATCCGGCTGGTTCCCCCGGTGCGCAGTGTGTGAACTGCCACATGCCGGAGCAAACCTACATGGTGGTGGACCCACGGCGGGATCACAGCTTCCGTATTCCAAGGCCCGATCTGACCCTGTCAACGGGCGCCCCCAATGCCTGTAATGACTGCCATCAAGAAAAAGACGCGCTATGGGCGCTGGAGGCTCTGGAGTCGTGGTATCCAGACACCAAGCATCCCGATCATTTCGCCGCCGCTCTGAGTGCCTTTCGCCAGGCAGAGCAGGACGCCTTCGGGCGACTGGCAGGGCTGATACGGGATCGCAGCGTTCCTGCGATTGCCCGCGCTACAGCGGCTGAGCACCTTGCCGGCTTTGGCCAATCAGCGGTGTCGCCGCTGAGGTCCGGGCTGTTGGCCAAAGAACCTCTGGTTCGGGCCTATGCAGCTGGCGCCTTTGCCCAGGTAACTCCGGACGGCAACGAAGCTATTTTGCTGAAACTACTGGATTCCGATCAGCCAAGGGCGGTTCGGGATCAGGCCTGGCGGGCATTGGCCGGAGCCGACCTGAGTGGCCTGTCAGAGGCGGAACAACAACAGATCATGGCATTCCAGAAAGACTTTGAAAGCCGGCTAGCCAGCCTCGCGGCCTTGCCGGGGAGCCGATTCAATTACGCGACCTACCTGCATCAGGCCGGGCGACTTGTCGAGGCCTCGAAGCAATACCAACAGGCACTGGCCCTGGACCCAACCTTCACACCCGCCCGGGTGAACCTGGCCACCATGGCCAGTGAACAGGGTGACCTCCCTCTTGCTGCGGAAACCCTGAAAGTCGGTGCCGACAGGCCCGAAATTCCCGACGCGGATCGGGGCCATCTGGCCTACCTGCTGGCCCTGGTACTGGTCGAGCAAGGAAACATCCCGGTGGCGCTGCGACGTTTCGAGCAGGCGTCCGAACTGAACCCCGATAATCCACGGATCAGCTACAACCATGCTCTGGTGCTTGGCCAGCAGAAACGCTGGCAGGACGCCGAAAACGTGCTGGCGAGCGCATTAAAACAGCACCCCGATGACTACGGACTGTTGCAGGCGGCGGTTTATATCCTGATAGAGCAGGGACAGCTGGAAAAAGCACTGGGCTATGCACGTCGGATGCAATCGCTCTACCCCGACGACAATTACGCCAACGGTGTAGTCCGCGATCTGGAGGCTCAACTACCATAA
- a CDS encoding SO2930 family diheme c-type cytochrome gives MKFENLTKTTIGIAVAALLTACGGGGGSSTDTNDNTNNGNTQSACESTTGAINHQALASDNCTSLSSYRLFANDANPTTNPNGTGIAFDLNTPLFTDYATKYRFVFVPEGEQAQYNENEAFDFPVGTVITKTFALPTDTGVRGFENETLIETRLMIHRENGWTALPYIWNEEGTDATLALAGGSSERTIIHNGELKFTYRVPDANQCKQCHQFKADSSSSLSKITPIGPKARSLNGDFNYADGTTRNQLSYWEEAGILAGLPADVNSIPKIPAYKDGDQFGLQLMEVAEVQKLAKGYLDTNCAHCHRPEGGASNTGLKLEYWRSFEDEPRAHGVCKQPVAYGGESRSFDIVPGDADASIMHFRMNSNERGDRMPEIGRALVHTEGVELIARWINNMTPVSCDG, from the coding sequence ATGAAGTTCGAAAACCTGACAAAAACCACCATTGGTATCGCTGTTGCGGCGCTCCTTACCGCTTGCGGCGGGGGCGGCGGTTCCAGCACCGACACCAATGACAACACCAATAATGGCAATACTCAGTCTGCTTGCGAGAGCACGACTGGAGCAATCAACCATCAGGCGCTGGCCAGCGATAACTGCACCTCATTGTCCAGTTATCGCCTGTTTGCGAACGACGCGAACCCAACCACCAATCCCAACGGCACAGGCATTGCCTTTGACCTGAACACCCCACTGTTTACCGATTACGCGACCAAATACCGGTTTGTCTTTGTGCCAGAAGGTGAGCAGGCACAATATAACGAAAACGAAGCCTTTGATTTCCCCGTTGGCACGGTAATCACCAAAACGTTTGCTCTGCCAACAGACACAGGAGTTCGCGGTTTTGAAAATGAAACTCTCATCGAAACCCGACTTATGATCCACCGAGAAAATGGCTGGACCGCACTGCCCTATATCTGGAACGAAGAAGGCACAGATGCAACACTGGCCCTAGCCGGCGGTAGCAGTGAGAGAACGATTATTCACAATGGCGAACTAAAGTTTACCTACCGTGTTCCAGACGCGAACCAGTGCAAGCAATGCCACCAGTTTAAAGCTGACTCGAGCAGTTCCCTGAGCAAAATCACGCCCATTGGACCAAAAGCCCGCAGCCTAAACGGGGATTTCAACTACGCCGACGGCACAACGCGTAACCAGTTATCGTACTGGGAGGAAGCTGGTATTTTGGCCGGACTGCCTGCTGACGTGAACAGCATTCCCAAGATTCCGGCATACAAGGATGGGGATCAATTTGGACTGCAACTCATGGAAGTTGCTGAGGTACAGAAACTGGCCAAGGGTTACCTCGACACCAACTGCGCACACTGTCATCGACCTGAGGGTGGCGCAAGTAACACGGGGCTTAAACTCGAGTATTGGAGAAGCTTCGAGGATGAGCCCAGGGCACACGGTGTGTGCAAACAGCCTGTAGCCTATGGAGGTGAATCTCGCAGTTTCGATATCGTTCCGGGTGATGCTGACGCATCCATCATGCATTTTCGCATGAACTCGAACGAGCGGGGAGACCGTATGCCAGAAATTGGCCGGGCTCTGGTCCACACCGAGGGTGTTGAATTGATTGCCCGATGGATCAACAATATGACACCAGTCTCCTGCGACGGCTAA